From Chloroflexota bacterium, one genomic window encodes:
- the rpsH gene encoding 30S ribosomal protein S8 yields the protein MVMTDPIADMLTRIRNGIRVHRRFVLIPASKMKLALARILKDEGFIENYEVLSDKERPYELIRVWLKYTEDRKPVITGLQRVSRPGRRVYSGRRALPRVLSGMGVAVISTPKGLMTDRQARRMRLGGEVVCYIW from the coding sequence ATGGTTATGACAGATCCTATCGCCGATATGTTGACCCGCATCCGAAATGGCATCCGGGTGCATCGCCGGTTCGTCTTGATTCCGGCTTCTAAGATGAAACTCGCTCTGGCCCGCATTTTGAAAGACGAGGGCTTCATCGAAAACTATGAAGTTCTCAGCGACAAAGAGCGACCTTACGAATTAATTCGTGTCTGGCTCAAATACACCGAGGACCGCAAGCCGGTCATCACGGGCCTGCAGCGCGTGAGCCGTCCGGGGCGCCGCGTGTACAGCGGGCGCCGGGCACTGCCCCGCGTATTGAGTGGCATGGGCGTGGCGGTGATCTCCACACCCAAAGGGCTGATGACCGACCGCCAGGCGCGCCGGATGCGGCTGGGCGGCGAAGTGGTCTGCTATATCTGGTGA
- the rplF gene encoding 50S ribosomal protein L6 produces MSRIGRMPIPIPNGVQVDIQGNRVTIKGPKGELSREFHRDIMIRLENGQLIVSRPTDSRIHRALHGLTRALLANMVEGVTQGYRKALQIEGVGYRVELQGQDLVLQVGFSHPVKISPPPGITFEVERGGRIFYVDGIDKEVVGKVAAEIRAIKKPDPYKGKGIRYLDEQIRRKAGKAGKVAAG; encoded by the coding sequence GTGTCAAGGATAGGGCGGATGCCCATTCCCATACCGAATGGAGTCCAAGTAGATATTCAGGGCAATCGTGTGACGATAAAGGGGCCCAAGGGCGAACTGAGCCGCGAGTTTCACCGCGATATCATGATTCGCCTGGAGAACGGCCAACTAATAGTTAGTCGGCCGACTGATTCCCGCATCCATCGCGCTCTCCATGGTCTGACCCGTGCTCTGTTGGCGAATATGGTGGAGGGGGTCACGCAGGGCTATCGCAAAGCCTTGCAGATCGAGGGTGTCGGTTACCGCGTCGAGCTACAAGGGCAGGACTTGGTCCTGCAAGTTGGTTTCTCTCACCCGGTGAAGATATCGCCTCCCCCAGGCATCACTTTCGAGGTGGAACGGGGCGGACGCATTTTCTACGTAGACGGGATTGACAAAGAAGTAGTGGGGAAAGTGGCGGCTGAGATCCGAGCGATCAAGAAACCCGATCCTTATAAAGGCAAAGGCATTCGCTACTTAGATGAGCAAATCCGCCGGAAGGCTGGTAAGGCGGGCAAGGTAGCGGCAGGCTAA
- a CDS encoding 50S ribosomal protein L18: protein MVKEVDVRLARKRRHARVRKRVFGTPERPRLSVYRSLRHIYAQIIDDTMGHTLVSASTLDAEVRERMPEEAAKSDQAKVVGEVLARRAVEKGLKAVVFDRGGYRYHGRVKALAEAARAGGLEF from the coding sequence ATGGTAAAAGAAGTGGATGTTAGATTGGCCAGAAAACGACGGCACGCTCGCGTGCGCAAGAGGGTCTTTGGAACTCCAGAGCGCCCGCGATTGAGTGTGTACCGTAGTCTGCGCCATATCTATGCACAGATCATTGATGATACGATGGGCCACACTTTGGTCTCGGCTTCGACTCTCGATGCCGAAGTACGAGAGCGCATGCCGGAGGAGGCCGCTAAATCCGATCAGGCCAAGGTTGTGGGCGAAGTGTTAGCCCGGCGTGCTGTGGAAAAGGGGCTGAAAGCCGTGGTTTTCGACCGCGGTGGTTATCGTTACCACGGTCGGGTGAAGGCGCTGGCCGAGGCAGCCCGCGCTGGTGGCCTAGAGTTCTAA
- the rpsE gene encoding 30S ribosomal protein S5 — protein sequence MPKQDEDQEEEELLEVAEEEALQERVVHIDRVAKVIKGGRRFAFRAVVVVGNGKGNVGIGVGKAREVPEAIRKGTERAKRSMVRIPLAGTTIPHEVQSSYGAATILLKPASPGTGVIAGGGVRAVVEAAGIKDILTKSLGSPNILNVVRATMAGLQQLKDVEVEARLRGKPVEDLLPPWRRTND from the coding sequence ATGCCGAAGCAGGACGAGGATCAAGAGGAAGAAGAATTACTGGAAGTTGCCGAAGAAGAAGCCCTTCAAGAGCGTGTAGTCCATATTGACCGTGTGGCAAAGGTCATCAAGGGCGGGCGGCGTTTCGCTTTCCGAGCGGTCGTTGTAGTGGGGAATGGCAAGGGCAACGTTGGTATTGGTGTGGGTAAGGCGCGCGAGGTCCCCGAAGCCATTCGCAAAGGTACGGAGAGGGCCAAGCGTAGCATGGTGCGCATACCCCTGGCCGGCACAACGATCCCCCATGAGGTGCAATCAAGTTACGGCGCGGCCACAATTCTTCTGAAGCCGGCATCGCCGGGCACTGGTGTGATCGCGGGAGGCGGGGTGCGCGCTGTCGTAGAGGCGGCGGGCATCAAAGATATTCTCACCAAATCCCTGGGCAGCCCGAATATCTTGAACGTGGTTCGGGCTACGATGGCGGGTTTGCAGCAACTGAAGGATGTGGAGGTGGAAGCACGTCTGCGCGGCAAGCCGGTGGAGGACTTATTACCGCCTTGGAGGCGCACCAATGACTGA
- the rpmD gene encoding 50S ribosomal protein L30, translated as MTEKRLRITLVKSPIGYSKKQKATARALGLRRIGDTVEREDSDIVRGMVQHIIHLVKVEESPS; from the coding sequence ATGACTGAGAAGCGATTGCGTATCACATTGGTGAAAAGCCCTATCGGCTATTCGAAAAAACAGAAGGCTACGGCACGAGCGTTGGGCCTGCGACGCATAGGTGATACTGTGGAGCGAGAGGACAGCGATATCGTGCGGGGTATGGTTCAACACATCATCCATCTGGTGAAGGTAGAAGAGTCCCCGTCATAA
- the rplO gene encoding 50S ribosomal protein L15, giving the protein MKLHELRPPKGANKKRIRAARGTAGRRGKTAGRGTKGQNARTGGGVRPYFEGGQLPLVRRMPVKRGFTNVFRVDYTEVNLDCLKGFRKNAEVNPDTLAAAGIIKSTRKPVVILGRGELDKPLRVSAHRFSASAREKIEAAGGTVNVLEWPKVRRLTKSA; this is encoded by the coding sequence ATGAAATTGCATGAACTGCGCCCACCAAAGGGAGCGAACAAGAAACGCATCCGCGCTGCTCGAGGAACAGCAGGGCGGCGGGGCAAGACTGCCGGTCGCGGCACCAAGGGTCAAAACGCACGCACTGGCGGCGGGGTACGCCCCTACTTTGAAGGCGGCCAGTTGCCCCTGGTCCGGCGGATGCCTGTGAAGCGCGGGTTCACGAACGTCTTCCGCGTGGACTACACCGAAGTCAATCTGGATTGCCTGAAAGGGTTTCGCAAGAATGCGGAGGTGAATCCCGATACTTTGGCTGCGGCTGGCATTATCAAATCCACCCGGAAGCCGGTGGTGATTTTGGGGCGGGGCGAACTGGATAAACCGCTCCGCGTATCGGCACACCGTTTTTCGGCCTCTGCCCGCGAGAAGATCGAGGCGGCAGGCGGTACGGTCAATGTACTGGAGTGGCCTAAGGTGCGGCGACTTACCAAGTCGGCGTAA
- the secY gene encoding preprotein translocase subunit SecY: MLEALRNALKLPDLRRRIIFTLVILVIYRLGAHIPVPGTDPEGLRRIFEANQLLGLLNMFSGGAMADFSVLAMGVYPYITASIIFQLLQPLIPALEELAKQGEAGRNKLNQYQLLLTIPLAFLQAFSQGTLLQRGGALTNFGLSGPTLLPTLATLATLTAGTMFAIWLSELIDEQGIGNGMSLIIFGGIVADIPGRIGQLLAQYPNTLEILLVNVALVVIAYVVYSTTRRADYALAAWCGLNLIYFVISQAVLQIFMLITVVTVVAIVVIQEGQRRIPVQYAKRVRGTRIYGGQSTYIPLQVNSAGMIPLIFAISIMLLPGVVASYFVDSEITWLANVARSVSALFNASGVAYWIMYFLLVVGFTYFYTDVIFQQQNLAELLQKQGGYVSGMRPGKPTADYLNRVLQRITLVGALFLGVVAILPFLARGVTGTQQMLVTSTGLLIVVGVVLDTMKQLQAQLLMRHYEGFIR; encoded by the coding sequence ATGCTGGAAGCACTTCGCAATGCATTGAAATTGCCGGATCTGCGACGCAGGATTATCTTCACCCTGGTCATACTGGTCATCTATCGGCTGGGAGCCCACATTCCCGTGCCGGGCACCGACCCGGAAGGGTTACGCCGCATCTTTGAAGCCAATCAGTTGCTGGGTCTGCTCAACATGTTCTCCGGCGGGGCGATGGCCGATTTCTCGGTGCTGGCGATGGGCGTGTACCCGTATATTACAGCGTCCATTATCTTCCAGTTGCTTCAGCCGCTCATCCCCGCGCTGGAGGAATTAGCGAAACAAGGCGAAGCAGGCCGCAACAAATTGAATCAATACCAATTGCTGCTGACTATCCCGTTGGCTTTTCTGCAAGCGTTCAGCCAGGGCACCTTGCTCCAGCGGGGTGGCGCTCTCACAAACTTCGGCCTATCGGGCCCAACACTCTTGCCAACCCTGGCTACGCTGGCCACCTTGACCGCGGGCACGATGTTCGCCATCTGGCTGAGCGAACTGATTGATGAGCAGGGCATTGGGAACGGTATGTCGTTGATCATCTTCGGCGGCATTGTGGCCGATATTCCCGGGCGGATTGGTCAACTGTTGGCGCAGTATCCGAATACATTGGAGATCCTGTTGGTGAATGTGGCCTTGGTGGTCATTGCCTATGTAGTTTATTCGACGACGCGCCGGGCGGACTATGCCTTGGCGGCATGGTGTGGGTTAAATCTGATCTATTTCGTTATCTCACAAGCAGTACTGCAAATTTTCATGCTGATCACCGTTGTGACTGTCGTGGCTATTGTGGTCATCCAAGAAGGACAGCGCCGCATACCGGTGCAATATGCCAAACGGGTGCGGGGCACGCGTATCTATGGCGGGCAGAGCACCTACATCCCACTGCAGGTGAACTCGGCTGGAATGATCCCGCTCATTTTCGCCATTTCGATCATGCTCTTGCCCGGCGTGGTGGCCAGTTATTTCGTGGATTCTGAGATCACTTGGTTGGCCAATGTGGCCCGATCCGTAAGCGCGCTTTTTAACGCCAGCGGCGTGGCTTACTGGATTATGTATTTCCTATTGGTTGTCGGTTTCACGTACTTTTACACTGACGTCATTTTCCAACAGCAGAATCTGGCCGAGTTGTTGCAGAAGCAGGGCGGCTACGTCTCTGGCATGCGCCCAGGCAAACCCACCGCCGACTATCTGAACCGCGTACTGCAGCGGATCACTCTGGTGGGTGCGCTCTTCCTGGGGGTCGTGGCCATTTTGCCCTTCCTGGCGCGAGGAGTGACGGGCACGCAACAGATGCTTGTCACCAGCACCGGCTTGCTCATCGTGGTGGGCGTGGTCTTGGATACAATGAAGCAACTCCAAGCCCAATTGTTGATGCGCCACTACGAAGGGTTCATCCGATAA
- a CDS encoding adenylate kinase: protein MVIVLLGAPGAGKGTQAEILSQRLGLPHVASGDLFREALRDETPLGLRARSYMERGELVPDEVTIAMVAERLEKPDCANGVILDGFPRTIPQADALDAVLARHGQAVNLVPYIKVSVESLLKRLGGRWTCRTCGTVYHMLFDPPRVAGVCDVCGGELYQRADDTPETQRKRIDVYFEQTQPLIEYYRQRGLLVEIDGEKDIDGVQAELLAAIESRRRELGQAGL from the coding sequence ATGGTCATCGTTTTGCTTGGGGCGCCAGGGGCGGGAAAGGGCACGCAGGCAGAGATCCTTTCCCAGCGACTTGGGTTGCCCCACGTGGCCAGCGGCGACCTCTTCCGAGAGGCTCTGCGCGATGAAACCCCGTTGGGGCTTCGGGCCCGCTCCTATATGGAACGGGGCGAACTGGTGCCGGATGAAGTAACTATCGCCATGGTGGCCGAGCGACTCGAGAAGCCGGATTGCGCGAATGGGGTCATCTTGGATGGCTTCCCGCGCACCATCCCACAGGCCGACGCCCTCGATGCGGTGTTGGCTCGTCACGGCCAGGCGGTCAACTTAGTGCCGTACATCAAGGTGTCTGTGGAATCGTTGCTGAAGCGGTTGGGTGGCCGATGGACGTGTCGGACTTGTGGCACCGTCTACCATATGCTCTTTGACCCGCCCAGGGTGGCGGGAGTATGCGATGTGTGCGGCGGCGAACTCTACCAGCGCGCGGATGATACGCCGGAGACGCAGCGCAAACGCATTGACGTCTATTTTGAGCAGACGCAGCCGCTGATAGAGTACTATCGCCAACGCGGATTGCTCGTGGAGATTGACGGCGAAAAGGATATTGACGGCGTGCAGGCCGAGTTGTTGGCCGCTATTGAGTCCCGGCGACGGGAGTTAGGCCAGGCGGGCTTATGA
- the map gene encoding type I methionyl aminopeptidase, giving the protein MIIRKNARELANMRRAGQIVAQVLAELQEMVRPGITTQELDALAYRLITRNGAKPSFLGYRNYPASICTSVNEQVVHGIPGQRVLKEGDIISLDVGAIYQDYQGDAAITVGVGHISEEARQLIEATRGALEAGIAEVRPGKRLGDISAAIQEYAESRGYSVIREYTGHGIGRQMHEDPQVPNFGQRGFGVLLKPGMTFALEPMLTMGTWETRVLEDGWTVVTADGKLSAHFEHTVAVTEDEPEILTLL; this is encoded by the coding sequence ATGATCATCCGCAAGAACGCCCGCGAACTGGCGAACATGCGTCGGGCAGGCCAGATCGTAGCCCAAGTGCTTGCCGAACTCCAGGAGATGGTGAGGCCCGGCATCACGACGCAGGAACTGGATGCGCTGGCTTATCGTCTGATCACGCGAAATGGCGCTAAGCCCTCGTTTCTGGGCTATCGGAACTATCCGGCTTCGATCTGCACCTCGGTGAATGAACAGGTTGTGCATGGGATACCTGGCCAGCGCGTTCTCAAAGAAGGCGACATCATCAGCCTGGATGTGGGCGCGATTTACCAGGATTATCAGGGAGATGCGGCCATTACCGTAGGGGTGGGGCACATCTCAGAAGAGGCGCGTCAACTGATAGAGGCCACCCGCGGGGCGCTTGAGGCGGGAATTGCCGAGGTCCGGCCGGGGAAGCGATTGGGGGATATTTCGGCGGCAATACAAGAGTACGCCGAGTCGCGAGGCTACTCGGTGATACGCGAATACACGGGTCACGGCATTGGCCGACAGATGCACGAGGACCCACAGGTGCCCAATTTCGGACAGCGCGGGTTCGGTGTATTGCTGAAGCCAGGCATGACTTTCGCTTTGGAGCCCATGCTCACGATGGGCACTTGGGAAACCAGGGTGCTCGAAGATGGTTGGACCGTGGTCACTGCCGATGGGAAACTATCGGCCCACTTCGAGCACACCGTGGCGGTAACAGAAGATGAACCGGAAATACTCACTTTGTTGTGA
- the rpmJ gene encoding 50S ribosomal protein L36 has product MKVKPSVRVRCEKCKIVRRRGIVRVICKNPRHKQRQG; this is encoded by the coding sequence ATGAAAGTGAAACCATCAGTTCGTGTGCGTTGTGAAAAATGTAAGATCGTGCGACGGCGAGGGATAGTGCGCGTCATCTGCAAGAACCCGCGCCATAAACAGCGTCAGGGCTAA
- the rpsM gene encoding 30S ribosomal protein S13, with the protein MARIAGVDLPRDKRVEVGLTYIYGIGRTRSRAILAQSGVNPDTRVKDLTEAEIARIREIIDRDYKVEGDLRREVQMNIKRLTEIGCYRGIRHRRNLPVRGQRTRTNARTKRGPRKTVAGRRRSRAKK; encoded by the coding sequence GTGGCGAGAATTGCAGGGGTTGATCTGCCAAGGGATAAGCGAGTGGAAGTAGGACTTACCTACATCTATGGTATTGGCCGGACGCGGAGCCGGGCGATTTTGGCCCAGAGCGGCGTCAACCCAGATACCAGGGTCAAGGATCTGACGGAGGCGGAGATCGCTCGCATCCGTGAGATCATAGACCGCGATTATAAAGTGGAAGGCGATTTGCGGCGCGAAGTGCAGATGAACATCAAGCGCCTGACGGAAATCGGCTGCTATCGTGGCATTCGACATCGCCGCAATCTGCCCGTGCGGGGTCAGCGGACGCGGACCAATGCTCGGACCAAGCGAGGTCCCCGGAAAACTGTGGCCGGGCGTCGTCGCTCACGAGCCAAGAAGTAA
- the rpsK gene encoding 30S ribosomal protein S11, producing the protein MAKTTRRGAGRRERKVVSHARAYIQSSFNNTIITVTDLQGNVLTWGSAGSSGFKGSRKSTPYAAQVAAQNTAKAAMDLGVREVDIYIKGPGPGREAAIRSLQAAGLKVRSITDVTPIPHNGCRPPKKRRV; encoded by the coding sequence ATGGCAAAGACAACGAGAAGGGGAGCGGGCCGGCGAGAGCGCAAGGTGGTTTCGCACGCCCGTGCGTACATCCAGTCTTCATTCAATAACACTATCATTACGGTGACGGATTTGCAGGGCAATGTCCTGACCTGGGGGAGTGCCGGCTCGTCGGGGTTCAAGGGGTCGCGCAAAAGCACGCCTTATGCGGCACAGGTGGCTGCCCAGAACACGGCCAAGGCGGCGATGGACCTGGGGGTCCGCGAGGTAGACATCTACATCAAGGGGCCCGGCCCAGGGCGCGAAGCTGCGATCCGCTCTCTCCAGGCGGCGGGGTTAAAAGTGCGATCCATCACAGATGTAACCCCCATCCCGCATAATGGCTGTCGCCCACCCAAGAAACGGCGGGTCTAA
- the rpsD gene encoding 30S ribosomal protein S4 — translation MARIIGPKCKLCRREGEKLYLKGERCYSNKCAFERRTYAPGMHGRQAQFRRKASDYGLQLREKQKTRRIYGVMERQFRRYFGYALRTKGMTGVNLLQMLERRLDNVVFRLGFASSRAQARQLVLHGHFTVNGQKVNIPSALVNVGDEVAVSEASRKRNYFRDRVKELAHVKPPNWLSLDAEQLVGKVIALPSREDIDMPIREQLIVEYYSR, via the coding sequence ATGGCAAGGATCATAGGGCCAAAGTGCAAGTTGTGTCGGCGCGAGGGCGAGAAACTCTACTTAAAGGGTGAGCGCTGCTACTCCAATAAGTGCGCCTTTGAACGCCGCACCTACGCGCCGGGAATGCACGGGCGACAGGCACAGTTTCGGCGAAAGGCATCGGACTACGGCCTGCAGTTGCGCGAGAAACAGAAGACGCGCCGCATCTACGGCGTGATGGAGCGCCAGTTCCGCCGCTATTTCGGCTACGCATTGCGGACCAAGGGGATGACTGGCGTGAACTTGCTGCAGATGCTCGAACGGCGGCTGGACAACGTGGTGTTTCGGCTTGGATTTGCCTCCTCGCGCGCACAGGCACGACAACTTGTGCTGCACGGGCATTTCACCGTAAACGGGCAAAAAGTCAATATCCCGTCTGCTTTAGTCAACGTAGGTGATGAAGTGGCTGTGTCCGAAGCCAGTCGCAAGCGGAACTACTTCCGGGACCGGGTGAAGGAACTGGCTCATGTCAAGCCACCGAACTGGCTCTCTCTGGATGCGGAGCAGTTGGTGGGCAAGGTAATCGCATTGCCATCCCGAGAAGATATTGATATGCCTATCCGTGAGCAACTGATTGTCGAATATTACTCTCGTTAA
- a CDS encoding DNA-directed RNA polymerase subunit alpha, whose product MVIPRIEPEAISKNYGMFVIGPLESGYGVTIGNALRRVLLSSLPGAAVTSLRVSGVAHEFSPIPGAKEDMTTLMLNVKQLRLRSYAEGPVRLTINAAGKSEITAADIDAPAEVEIINPELHLLTLDSSDSELEIELVVEKGRGYSPAEERGKLPIGQIPVDAIFSPIRKANFRVESTRVGQMTNYENVILEIWTDGAINPGEALSTAAQILIHHLSPIAGVSELPAELVTEVEGAAIPSHVYEMPIESLDLSMRAFNCLKRAGIVKVGEVLELLQKGDDELLSIRNFGQKSLQELKTKLQARGLWPIEPGPGTEAAGAETSGQGEEAE is encoded by the coding sequence ATGGTTATACCTAGGATAGAACCAGAGGCCATCAGCAAGAACTACGGTATGTTCGTGATTGGGCCGCTGGAAAGTGGATACGGTGTTACAATTGGGAACGCGTTGCGGAGGGTTCTGCTTTCATCTCTGCCAGGCGCTGCGGTAACCTCGTTGCGGGTGAGCGGGGTCGCTCACGAGTTCTCTCCGATCCCTGGCGCTAAGGAGGATATGACGACCCTGATGCTGAACGTCAAGCAACTGCGCTTGCGTTCCTATGCCGAAGGTCCCGTGCGCCTGACGATAAATGCGGCCGGAAAGTCAGAGATCACTGCGGCCGATATCGATGCGCCAGCGGAAGTGGAAATCATCAACCCGGAATTGCATTTGCTCACCTTGGACTCTTCCGATTCCGAATTAGAGATCGAGTTGGTCGTGGAGAAAGGGCGGGGTTACTCACCTGCCGAGGAGCGGGGCAAATTGCCGATTGGGCAGATTCCAGTAGACGCCATTTTCAGCCCTATCCGCAAAGCCAATTTCCGCGTGGAAAGCACCCGGGTTGGTCAGATGACCAACTACGAGAACGTGATATTGGAAATCTGGACGGACGGTGCTATCAACCCAGGCGAGGCACTGAGTACGGCGGCACAGATCCTCATCCATCACTTGTCACCCATTGCTGGGGTCTCAGAACTTCCAGCGGAATTGGTGACGGAGGTGGAAGGCGCCGCCATTCCGTCGCACGTCTATGAGATGCCCATTGAGAGCCTTGATCTCAGTATGCGCGCCTTCAACTGCCTGAAGCGGGCGGGCATAGTCAAGGTGGGAGAGGTTTTGGAACTGCTTCAGAAAGGCGATGATGAGCTCCTCTCCATCCGCAATTTCGGGCAGAAGTCCTTGCAAGAACTGAAAACGAAATTGCAGGCCAGGGGCCTCTGGCCCATTGAGCCAGGGCCCGGCACGGAGGCGGCAGGAGCGGAGACCAGTGGCCAGGGAGAAGAGGCAGAGTAG
- the rplQ gene encoding 50S ribosomal protein L17: MAGRHLNRDTGQRRALFRNLITELFRHERIRTTEAKAKAIRGDAERLITLAKRGDVHARRQIAAVVNDPEVADKIFREVAGRYADRAGGYTRIIKLGPRLGDAAPMVLLELVE, encoded by the coding sequence GTGGCAGGCCGCCATCTGAATCGAGATACAGGACAGCGTCGTGCCCTGTTCCGGAATCTAATCACCGAATTATTCAGACACGAGCGCATCAGGACGACGGAAGCCAAGGCGAAGGCCATTCGCGGCGATGCCGAGCGCCTGATTACGCTTGCCAAGCGTGGTGATGTGCACGCCCGGCGGCAGATCGCTGCTGTGGTGAATGACCCAGAAGTAGCGGATAAGATCTTCCGTGAAGTGGCCGGGCGGTACGCTGATCGGGCCGGTGGCTACACGCGCATTATCAAACTGGGGCCACGCTTAGGCGACGCGGCACCGATGGTGCTTTTGGAATTGGTCGAGTAG
- the truA gene encoding tRNA pseudouridine(38-40) synthase TruA yields MDAETLHPTTKARLLMAVLEYDGTDYKGFQLQSRGRTIQGEVERALERVTQERVRVVGAGRTDAGVHARGQVVHFRTTWARELTELHRALNAVLPLDIAFLSLDEAPAGFHARFSARSRVYSYTIYNRPVRAPLERRYAYHYAVPLDHERMAEALQQTVGTHDFATFGWSALEANTERTILAARCVRQADFIRVEVEANGFLRQMMRKMVGTLIAVGTGELSVQQFRDILEARDRRLSAPAVPPCGLCLERVNY; encoded by the coding sequence ATGGATGCGGAGACACTTCATCCAACGACCAAGGCTCGCCTTTTGATGGCCGTTCTCGAATACGATGGGACCGATTACAAGGGCTTTCAGTTACAGAGTCGTGGGAGGACGATCCAGGGAGAAGTCGAACGGGCACTGGAGCGCGTGACGCAGGAGCGAGTGCGTGTGGTGGGCGCTGGCCGGACCGACGCGGGCGTCCACGCCAGAGGACAGGTGGTGCATTTTCGGACCACCTGGGCGCGCGAATTGACTGAATTGCATCGCGCCCTCAACGCAGTGCTTCCTCTGGACATCGCTTTCCTGAGCCTGGACGAGGCCCCCGCTGGGTTTCACGCCCGGTTCAGCGCTCGAAGTCGTGTGTACAGTTACACCATTTACAATCGCCCTGTTCGTGCACCGCTCGAGCGCCGTTACGCTTATCATTATGCGGTACCTCTCGACCACGAGAGGATGGCCGAAGCACTGCAGCAGACAGTGGGCACCCATGACTTCGCTACGTTCGGCTGGTCAGCGCTGGAGGCAAACACCGAGCGCACCATTCTGGCGGCTCGCTGTGTCCGCCAGGCGGATTTCATCCGGGTAGAAGTGGAGGCCAATGGTTTCCTTCGGCAGATGATGAGGAAGATGGTGGGCACGCTGATTGCAGTGGGAACGGGAGAATTGTCTGTCCAGCAATTCAGGGATATTTTGGAGGCCCGAGATCGGAGGTTATCTGCCCCGGCAGTGCCACCCTGTGGGCTCTGTCTGGAGCGGGTGAATTATTGA
- the rplM gene encoding 50S ribosomal protein L13, whose amino-acid sequence MTKTYAVKASEIQREWYIVDAEGKTLGRLASEVAKILRGKHKPIFSPHLDTGDFVIVVNADKIRVTGRKLSQKIYYRHSGYPGGFKTMTLGRLLQLHPARAVRFAVRGMLPDNKLGRALIKKLKVYAGSEHPHAAQKPKALEIGNR is encoded by the coding sequence ATGACGAAAACGTACGCAGTCAAAGCAAGCGAGATCCAACGTGAATGGTATATTGTGGATGCGGAGGGGAAAACGCTGGGTCGCCTGGCCAGTGAGGTGGCGAAGATCTTACGTGGCAAGCACAAGCCGATCTTCTCGCCACACCTGGACACCGGTGATTTCGTGATCGTGGTCAATGCAGACAAAATCCGAGTCACAGGTCGCAAACTCAGCCAGAAGATCTATTACCGCCACTCCGGCTATCCGGGGGGTTTCAAAACGATGACGCTGGGGCGTTTGTTGCAACTGCACCCTGCGCGGGCCGTTCGTTTCGCCGTGCGCGGGATGCTGCCGGATAACAAGTTGGGTAGAGCGCTGATCAAGAAACTGAAGGTGTATGCTGGCAGCGAGCATCCTCACGCTGCCCAGAAACCGAAGGCGCTTGAGATAGGAAATCGCTAA
- the rpsI gene encoding 30S ribosomal protein S9, whose translation MSARYFYGTGRRKTSVARVRLYPGTGEIMVNGKPLEEYFPRQRDRDTILAPLRAVSMGDRYNVMALVEGGGISGQAGAIRHGIARALLAVDPQLRPTLRQGGFLTRDPRVKERKKPGLKRARKAPQYTKR comes from the coding sequence ATGTCTGCCAGATATTTCTATGGAACCGGACGGCGAAAGACATCAGTGGCCCGGGTGCGTCTTTATCCAGGCACAGGCGAAATCATGGTCAACGGTAAGCCGTTGGAGGAGTACTTTCCGCGCCAGCGTGACCGAGACACCATCCTTGCTCCTCTGCGCGCTGTGTCTATGGGCGACCGCTACAACGTGATGGCCCTCGTAGAAGGGGGCGGCATCAGCGGGCAGGCAGGTGCCATCCGTCATGGCATTGCCCGAGCCCTGTTGGCTGTGGATCCCCAGTTACGCCCAACACTGCGCCAGGGTGGCTTTCTCACCCGTGACCCGCGCGTCAAGGAACGCAAGAAGCCCGGACTCAAGCGCGCCCGCAAGGCTCCCCAGTACACCAAGCGCTAA